A segment of the Salvelinus sp. IW2-2015 unplaced genomic scaffold, ASM291031v2 Un_scaffold7540, whole genome shotgun sequence genome:
gtatattttacatgagttatcttgtTATTAATTGGGATGTTTTTACACTGTAGTGAGATTTCATACTTCCAGGGTCTGCTTTCGGACAAGGAACGAGTCCACAAAGCCTCTACACATCTGAGGGTTGAGAGTCTCCTTCAGCCCCCTCACCAGCTCCCCCATCTCCTTCTTGCTGTTCTCAATATTCTTCAACAAAAGCTTCCTGCTTTTCAGCCAAGGGAACATGTTGTACAACTATCTCCCAATAAAAAAAGTAAAGCATGAATTAACCTCTATTATTCCAGTAGCATAGAACAAATTTGAACAATTATTTAATTTTCCTGGTTTAGTCAAGTGTGACCAGTTTGCTATTTTTCTCTGAGTGAGAAACAAATTAAACGTAATGAAACGGAGCCACTAATTCGGATGTTGTCATCAACTCGTTTTATAGAGGCTTTGAACTTGGGGTCAGAGTATTCAAACCTGCTGCCGTACACAATGTTGGAGATTATGTTGGAGACAGCATAATGCAATGGCTGGGTTGTGTCGAATGCTTTACCTGTTACAAAGAACAACATATTGAATTAGCAAACCTAAGGGAAAAAATGATGTAACCTGTTTTTTGGTTCTCAAATCAGAACTACAAATTCTTACCcttgtgattttcaaacacttcaATCAGGTAGTGAATTTCCTCTAAGATTTTCTCTTCAATCACTTTCTTGCCCATCCCAAAGTCTCGAAGGTTTGTCAGGGCAAAGCGCCGCATCTCTTTCCATGATTCGCCATTGCCAAACAGAATACCTACCAGTATTGAAAAGTAATATTGTGCAGGTGTCAGGAATTAATCATATAaggagaaaataacacatttgtCAAATATTAGGGGCTGTTACAGCACCAAATATGCTTGCTTGACAGAATATTGTCGAATGCAAAAGTTAATCGGATTACAAGTttcacatatcctacattaccATGTCCATTGGTGAAATCATACAACACAGGAAGCATGCCCCTGTCCCCAAACTCCTCTGCATGGTTGACCAGCGCCTGCTTGACCGTCTTGTATCCTGCCAGGATCACCACTTTTGTGGATCCAAAGTGAACCGTGAAAACAGATCCATATTYCTTGGACAGCTGTAGAACATAAAATAAGACTAAATGCATGGTTTATTAAAGGTCCCGGACAGTGAAAATCATGTTGTYGGtcaaattggatgatatttggatgtAACTAGTTCATAGTAGGTTGACCCAAGTATGAAAAAATTACTGTAGCTGGTACATTGACAaagttgatcataaagttactggtcgcttccccccccatgtcaaacacttggattcatgaG
Coding sequences within it:
- the LOC112079293 gene encoding cytochrome P450 2K1-like, which codes for LSKXYGSVFTVHFGSTKVVILAGYKTVKQALVNHAEEFGDRGMLPVLYDFTNGHGILFGNGESWKEMRRFALTNLRDFGMGKKVIEEKILEEIHYLIEVFENHKGKAFDTTQPLHYAVSNIISNIVYGSRFEYSDPKFKASIKRVDDNIRISGSVSLRLICLYNMFPWLKSRKLLLKNIENSKKEMGELVRGLKETLNPQMCRGFVDSFLVRKQTLEESGNKNSHYHDXNLISSVGNLFSAGTDTTGTTLRWALMLMAKYPLIQDRILEEISRVIGNRQPSAEDRKNLPYTDAVIHETQRLANILPIAIPHTTTRDITFQGYFIKKGTLVFPLLTSVLQDGSEWESPHTFNPAHFLDEEGRFTKRDAFMPFSA